Proteins encoded together in one Neobacillus sp. FSL H8-0543 window:
- a CDS encoding nitronate monooxygenase family protein, translating into MAKIPSILKDLRIPVIGSPMFIISSPKLVIEQCKAGIVGSMPALNARPASMLDEWLAEITEALASYNAKNPDRPAAPFAINQIVHRSNTRLEQDMEMCVKYKVPIIITSLGAREEINIAAHSYGGTVFHDVINNKFAHKAIDKGADGLIAVATGAGGHAGVKSPFALVQEIRQWFDGPLALSGSIATGSGVLAAQAMGADFAYIGSPFIATHEANAVDEYKQAIVDCTSDDIVYSNLFTGVEGNYLAPSIRAAGLDPNALPQSDPSKMDFGTEAKAWKDIWGCGQGIGAINEVTTAAAFINKLQQEYIAARENLLEKSYS; encoded by the coding sequence ATGGCAAAAATTCCGTCAATACTTAAAGATTTGCGAATTCCTGTAATCGGCTCACCAATGTTCATCATTAGTAGTCCAAAGTTAGTGATTGAGCAATGTAAGGCTGGGATTGTTGGGTCAATGCCTGCACTTAATGCTAGGCCTGCATCAATGCTCGACGAATGGTTGGCAGAAATTACTGAGGCGCTCGCTTCTTACAACGCAAAGAATCCAGATCGGCCTGCCGCTCCATTCGCGATTAACCAGATTGTGCACAGGTCCAATACAAGGTTAGAGCAGGATATGGAAATGTGTGTGAAGTACAAAGTTCCTATTATCATTACGTCCCTTGGGGCTCGGGAGGAAATAAACATCGCTGCACATAGCTATGGAGGAACAGTATTTCACGATGTGATAAACAACAAGTTCGCGCACAAGGCCATTGATAAAGGAGCAGATGGTTTGATTGCCGTTGCCACAGGTGCTGGTGGTCATGCGGGTGTGAAGAGCCCGTTTGCATTAGTTCAAGAAATCCGTCAATGGTTTGACGGACCGCTTGCCTTGTCTGGATCTATTGCTACCGGAAGCGGCGTCCTCGCTGCCCAAGCGATGGGGGCGGATTTTGCTTATATCGGTTCGCCGTTCATTGCCACACATGAAGCGAATGCTGTTGACGAGTATAAGCAAGCAATTGTTGATTGTACTTCTGATGATATTGTTTATAGTAATCTATTCACAGGCGTGGAAGGGAACTATCTAGCTCCATCTATTCGAGCAGCAGGGTTGGATCCAAACGCACTTCCTCAAAGCGACCCATCAAAGATGGATTTTGGAACAGAGGCAAAGGCGTGGAAGGATATCTGGGGATGCGGTCAGGGCATTGGTGCGATTAACGAAGTCACTACCGCAGCCGCATTCATAAACAAACTTCAGCAAGAGTACATAGCTGCTAGAGAGAACCTTCTTGAAAAATCCTATTCATAA
- a CDS encoding MBL fold metallo-hydrolase, translating into MNKPEKSNSDQYPKLLKVTEDIYQLKVRYPFGMYEMNSFLFKGDNGFTVVDTGSASAESQALWEQTIASGITVEKLVLSHAHPDHIGLARWFQEKHQVPVYISSLGYKEIQRKRNNTNPDWMRNLFLKHDGPELPVKMENPEADAFEFEPDGLFDNQEHIRIGNDTYETIWTPGHSSDHFCFYSQREQVMVTGDHVLAGLAPIIAVWSEHDVNPIKDNIASLERLKAYSSKIALPGHGDLIYNLNDRIDEMISGHQHRLQQLVASVKNAEKTSWQVCQEIYGTLDPKKFFAPLLATITRFLYLESIGEVASELKNGKIYYYRSNDI; encoded by the coding sequence ATGAATAAACCCGAGAAATCTAATTCAGACCAGTACCCAAAGCTATTAAAGGTCACGGAGGACATCTATCAGCTCAAGGTTCGTTATCCATTCGGAATGTATGAAATGAACAGTTTTCTTTTCAAAGGGGATAACGGCTTCACTGTTGTTGATACAGGTAGTGCGTCAGCGGAATCCCAAGCTTTATGGGAGCAAACCATAGCATCAGGAATCACAGTTGAAAAATTAGTGTTATCACATGCCCATCCCGACCATATTGGACTTGCTAGATGGTTTCAGGAAAAGCATCAGGTACCTGTCTATATTTCTAGTTTAGGATATAAAGAAATTCAAAGAAAACGAAACAATACAAATCCAGACTGGATGAGAAACTTATTTCTGAAGCATGATGGACCTGAACTTCCTGTGAAGATGGAAAATCCTGAAGCAGATGCCTTTGAATTTGAACCAGATGGACTATTTGATAATCAGGAGCATATCAGGATAGGAAATGATACATACGAAACGATCTGGACACCAGGGCATTCATCGGACCATTTCTGCTTTTACAGTCAAAGGGAGCAGGTGATGGTTACCGGTGACCATGTACTTGCGGGATTAGCTCCGATCATAGCCGTTTGGTCTGAACATGACGTGAATCCAATTAAAGATAATATTGCTTCCTTGGAACGTTTAAAAGCGTATTCTTCTAAAATTGCCCTGCCTGGTCACGGTGATCTGATTTACAACCTGAATGATCGGATAGATGAAATGATCTCAGGACACCAACATCGCTTACAGCAGCTCGTTGCTTCTGTAAAAAACGCAGAAAAAACATCCTGGCAGGTTTGCCAAGAAATATACGGAACTCTAGATCCAAAAAAGTTTTTCGCCCCATTATTGGCAACAATCACAAGGTTTCTTTATCTTGAATCGATTGGAGAAGTAGCTAGTGAATTGAAAAATGGGAAAATATACTATTATCGTTCAAATGATATTTAA
- a CDS encoding YolD-like family protein, with protein MGIRDRGKLKWRPASFMPLGFEMTRAMFKDQERKAKPLIDEYEAEEFDRQINYAKEYKLLVRVSVWEEGFTTEMIGRIHSLDPIKHQLRLEVRTGEYEVIAFEKVIGVIVTN; from the coding sequence ATGGGTATTCGTGATAGAGGGAAATTAAAATGGCGGCCAGCTTCATTTATGCCGCTAGGATTTGAGATGACTCGTGCCATGTTTAAGGATCAGGAACGAAAAGCAAAACCATTAATTGATGAGTACGAAGCAGAGGAGTTCGATCGGCAAATCAACTACGCAAAGGAATATAAGCTTTTGGTAAGGGTTTCGGTATGGGAGGAAGGATTTACTACGGAGATGATTGGACGTATCCATTCCCTTGATCCAATTAAGCACCAGCTGCGTCTGGAGGTAAGGACAGGTGAATATGAAGTCATTGCTTTTGAAAAAGTTATTGGAGTAATTGTTACAAATTGA
- a CDS encoding helix-turn-helix domain-containing protein produces the protein MKICPYIEAAFQILGKKWNGQLIHYLSLCENHTARFSDLKRDITGITSRALSLKLSELAEDGLVKKWVESGSPVTISYKLTEKGISLANSLKPIQEWALSYLDVSISKESEEN, from the coding sequence ATGAAGATATGTCCCTATATTGAAGCTGCTTTTCAAATCCTCGGTAAAAAGTGGAATGGTCAACTCATCCATTACTTGTCGTTATGCGAGAACCATACCGCACGTTTTTCAGATTTAAAGCGTGATATAACGGGAATTACTTCTAGAGCACTATCACTGAAGCTTTCCGAGCTTGCAGAAGATGGATTGGTCAAAAAGTGGGTAGAATCTGGTTCACCCGTAACCATTTCTTACAAACTAACAGAAAAAGGGATATCACTAGCGAATAGTCTAAAACCCATTCAAGAATGGGCACTAAGCTATTTGGATGTATCAATTTCAAAAGAAAGTGAGGAGAATTAA
- a CDS encoding DsbA family protein, giving the protein MKNNMICDVETGVCGVAGEDEMEVIDFNKPKKTIDLYYVTDPICSHCWALEPVLRRFVEQYGEYFTFRTVMGGLLEKWSGGPVDPANGINQPSDVAGHWREVGEQTRMPIDGTLWFDNPVHSSYPPSRVFKVIQKQNDALASVFLRRAREAVFAFNQNIADDSVLIEMVNTLGLDGEAIVREANLPSGQQLLNEDFSLAASLGVRGFPTIIMVNEENKGVKIVGARPMVNYVAGLKQVLNIEELQPKQQPSLSILLEKEKLLFSKEIEVMYDIEQTDINALFEKELSPSCYEGKEILGERYFVKK; this is encoded by the coding sequence ATGAAAAATAATATGATTTGTGACGTAGAAACTGGAGTATGTGGGGTAGCCGGAGAGGATGAAATGGAGGTCATCGATTTTAATAAACCAAAGAAAACAATTGACCTTTATTATGTAACAGACCCAATCTGTTCTCATTGTTGGGCACTGGAGCCAGTGCTTCGCCGGTTTGTGGAGCAATATGGTGAATATTTTACCTTTAGAACTGTTATGGGGGGGTTGTTAGAAAAATGGAGTGGCGGTCCGGTCGATCCGGCAAACGGAATTAACCAACCATCGGATGTTGCTGGACACTGGAGAGAAGTGGGAGAACAAACACGCATGCCGATTGATGGGACTCTTTGGTTTGACAATCCTGTCCACTCTTCGTATCCACCTTCTCGTGTATTTAAGGTTATTCAAAAACAAAATGATGCTTTAGCAAGTGTATTTTTACGCCGTGCACGTGAAGCTGTTTTCGCATTTAACCAAAATATTGCTGATGATTCTGTTTTAATTGAAATGGTGAATACCCTTGGGTTGGATGGGGAAGCAATTGTAAGGGAAGCTAACCTGCCAAGCGGGCAGCAATTATTAAATGAAGATTTTTCACTTGCCGCAAGCTTAGGTGTAAGGGGATTTCCAACGATTATCATGGTTAACGAGGAAAACAAAGGGGTAAAAATTGTCGGTGCTCGCCCAATGGTGAACTATGTTGCTGGGTTAAAACAGGTTCTGAATATAGAGGAGCTTCAACCGAAACAACAACCCTCACTTTCTATCCTGCTTGAGAAAGAAAAGCTATTATTTTCAAAAGAGATTGAAGTAATGTATGATATTGAGCAAACGGATATTAACGCTCTATTTGAAAAAGAGCTATCACCTAGTTGTTATGAAGGTAAGGAAATTCTGGGTGAAAGATATTTTGTAAAGAAATAA
- a CDS encoding Rid family detoxifying hydrolase: MARKAYNAKGTKSAGPYSHAVDAGELVYLSGQTPMNSASDEIKTGDIGAQTQQCFDNLFAVLKEANLTPDDVVKVNVYLTDMGNFSAMNAVYEKQFSQPFPARTCVAVLALPLGAEVEIEMIAKRP; this comes from the coding sequence ATGGCAAGAAAAGCTTACAATGCAAAAGGAACGAAATCAGCAGGACCATACTCACATGCTGTAGATGCAGGCGAACTAGTTTATTTATCAGGTCAAACACCGATGAACTCAGCATCAGATGAAATCAAAACTGGTGACATCGGAGCACAAACGCAGCAATGCTTTGATAACTTATTTGCGGTTTTGAAGGAAGCGAACCTTACCCCTGATGATGTGGTAAAGGTAAATGTATATTTAACAGATATGGGGAATTTTAGCGCGATGAATGCGGTATATGAAAAGCAATTTTCGCAGCCTTTCCCTGCACGGACATGTGTTGCTGTTCTAGCACTGCCGCTTGGTGCAGAAGTTGAAATTGAAATGATTGCTAAAAGACCGTAG
- a CDS encoding redoxin domain-containing protein — protein MKEGFYGFYYYRSIASKWIILAVALLVSYILLKIQKNTSVLLDVISNSLLMGFITLKLSLILLQPNLVINSPLSLLYFTGGKIGFWLAVIIASAVYFWGTRKLEILFQTKVQTYGLYVLYSFSVYHLLFLIMNQEWHHFFYLLIPIFVLIWWLLKNKSIQVLKNVTIMAVLSGLLGWAVYEHQTKTQSAEANANVQTGIQKGKKAVDFTLETINGEAKLSDYKGKKVILNFWATWCPPCKAEMPHMEKFYKENKTNNVVILAVNLTSSESDESNVRAFMKNYGLSFPVLMDADGSVGDTYQAITIPTTYFIDSEGIIQQKLVGPMSKDTMEDMIEKIN, from the coding sequence ATGAAAGAAGGGTTTTATGGATTTTATTACTATCGGTCGATTGCTAGTAAATGGATCATCCTAGCTGTTGCTTTATTGGTAAGTTACATCCTTTTAAAAATACAAAAAAATACTTCTGTTTTGTTAGACGTAATATCTAATAGTCTACTTATGGGATTTATTACGTTAAAGCTAAGCCTGATTCTTCTTCAGCCTAATCTTGTCATCAACAGTCCATTGTCACTCTTGTATTTTACAGGGGGAAAAATCGGCTTTTGGCTTGCTGTAATTATTGCAAGCGCGGTGTACTTCTGGGGGACACGAAAGCTGGAGATACTCTTTCAGACCAAAGTCCAAACATACGGTTTATATGTGCTTTATTCTTTTTCCGTCTACCATTTACTATTTCTAATAATGAATCAAGAATGGCATCATTTCTTCTATTTACTGATTCCAATCTTCGTGTTAATTTGGTGGCTTTTAAAAAATAAAAGCATTCAAGTGTTGAAGAATGTTACGATCATGGCAGTCCTATCCGGGCTTCTTGGTTGGGCCGTATATGAGCACCAAACTAAAACACAATCTGCCGAAGCTAATGCAAATGTCCAAACGGGTATTCAAAAAGGAAAAAAAGCGGTTGATTTTACTCTTGAGACAATCAATGGAGAAGCTAAGCTTTCTGATTACAAAGGAAAAAAGGTTATTTTAAACTTTTGGGCAACATGGTGCCCGCCATGTAAGGCCGAGATGCCTCATATGGAGAAATTTTATAAAGAAAATAAAACTAACAATGTAGTTATTTTGGCTGTCAATTTAACATCAAGTGAATCAGATGAGAGTAATGTTCGTGCTTTTATGAAGAATTATGGGTTATCCTTTCCTGTTTTAATGGATGCTGATGGAAGTGTAGGGGATACGTATCAGGCGATTACCATTCCGACAACTTATTTCATTGATTCGGAAGGGATTATTCAGCAAAAACTTGTGGGACCAATGAGTAAAGACACAATGGAAGACATGATCGAAAAAATTAATTAA
- a CDS encoding oxidoreductase, with product MNKSNKTALILGASGLVGTDLVNVLLQEENYAKIHLLVRKPLTIKDKLCEQHVVNFDKLDKYEDLFQVTDIFCCLGTTIKKAKTKEAFRKVDYQYPIEAAKLAKKFGVQNYLIITAMGASSKSLFFYSQVKGELEEALRKLELTSVHIFRPSLLVGERKEHRLGEKIAEKVSVLFNPIMVGPLRPYRSIQAKRIAEAMATIALSSKTGFHVYHSHEIERMVGRSR from the coding sequence GTGAATAAAAGTAATAAAACGGCACTTATTCTAGGTGCGAGCGGGTTGGTTGGAACGGACTTAGTTAACGTCCTTCTTCAAGAAGAGAACTATGCCAAAATCCATTTACTAGTTAGGAAACCATTAACAATTAAGGATAAGCTATGTGAACAGCATGTGGTAAATTTTGATAAACTAGATAAATACGAAGATTTATTTCAAGTTACCGATATATTCTGTTGTTTAGGAACTACGATAAAAAAAGCGAAGACGAAAGAGGCGTTTCGTAAAGTCGATTATCAATATCCCATTGAGGCAGCAAAATTGGCAAAAAAGTTTGGTGTTCAAAACTACCTCATCATTACAGCCATGGGAGCAAGTTCGAAATCGCTATTCTTTTATAGTCAAGTCAAAGGCGAGTTGGAAGAGGCGCTTAGAAAGTTAGAATTGACCTCTGTACATATCTTCCGCCCATCTTTACTAGTAGGAGAAAGGAAAGAGCACCGACTCGGAGAAAAAATTGCAGAGAAAGTTAGTGTATTATTTAATCCTATCATGGTAGGACCTTTGCGCCCGTATCGGTCCATTCAAGCAAAAAGGATAGCTGAGGCAATGGCTACAATTGCTTTGTCAAGTAAGACTGGTTTTCATGTCTATCATTCTCATGAAATCGAACGGATGGTTGGGCGTTCTAGATGA
- a CDS encoding alpha/beta hydrolase yields MKHIFQKGKDLARPTLLLLHGTGGTEQDLLPLAGEIDQDASILSVRGNVLENGMPRFFRRLAEGVFDEEDLVFRTKELSDFLDEASQKYEFDRNNIVAVGYSNGANIAASLLFHYQDALKGAILHHPMVPRRGIDLPDLTGKAVFIAAGTNDPICPASESEELKTLLSSANANVELHWENNGHQLTFQEVKAAAAWYRKQF; encoded by the coding sequence ATGAAACATATTTTTCAAAAAGGAAAAGACCTAGCCAGACCAACATTACTATTGCTGCATGGAACAGGTGGTACAGAACAAGATTTATTACCGCTTGCAGGGGAAATTGACCAAGATGCGTCCATCCTAAGTGTTCGCGGCAATGTTTTAGAAAATGGAATGCCACGATTTTTTCGAAGGTTAGCAGAAGGTGTTTTTGACGAAGAGGACTTAGTATTCCGCACGAAAGAATTATCTGATTTTCTTGACGAAGCTTCTCAAAAATATGAGTTTGATCGAAATAATATCGTTGCCGTTGGCTATTCAAACGGAGCCAACATTGCTGCAAGCTTGCTGTTCCATTACCAAGATGCCCTAAAAGGAGCAATTTTGCACCATCCAATGGTTCCAAGAAGAGGAATTGATTTACCGGACTTAACTGGAAAGGCTGTGTTTATTGCTGCAGGAACGAATGATCCGATTTGTCCGGCTTCAGAGTCTGAGGAATTAAAAACACTTTTGTCTAGTGCGAATGCAAATGTAGAATTACACTGGGAAAACAATGGTCATCAACTGACGTTTCAAGAGGTAAAAGCAGCTGCAGCCTGGTACCGTAAACAATTCTAA